A window from Bifidobacteriaceae bacterium encodes these proteins:
- a CDS encoding cyclase family protein, with product MKHLATREAAVLAAVGIVKEGRVYDLDPGRFPGMPAWAGHPPLQVVTYRSPQGLRNQGDQPQFTEGTRVPTAIISDMVIAGMHTGAHIDALCHVTSGDDDAWHGGFSASQHLGDFGALRDDASQLPAIVARGVLIDCARHAGVSRLGPAHPITLDEFESARADQGVEIRAGDVVLIRTGQMSVWPDRDAWDQARGAGITLPVSERLVGAGVIAIGADTEAVEVTPSVIPGDPQPVHVHALVEHGVHLLEDLYLEELGKDQVNQFLLIVAPPKITGATGSFIRPLAIV from the coding sequence GTGAAGCATCTCGCGACACGCGAAGCTGCGGTCCTCGCAGCAGTCGGAATCGTGAAAGAGGGAAGAGTCTACGACTTGGATCCGGGGAGGTTTCCCGGGATGCCCGCATGGGCGGGACACCCGCCTCTTCAGGTTGTCACGTACCGAAGCCCGCAAGGACTGCGTAATCAAGGCGACCAACCTCAGTTCACCGAAGGCACACGGGTGCCGACCGCGATTATCTCTGACATGGTAATCGCGGGAATGCACACGGGTGCCCACATTGATGCCTTGTGTCATGTCACATCCGGCGATGACGACGCTTGGCACGGAGGATTTTCCGCGTCCCAACACTTAGGGGATTTCGGGGCTTTGCGCGACGATGCGTCGCAATTGCCCGCCATTGTGGCAAGGGGCGTGTTGATCGACTGCGCGCGCCATGCGGGTGTGAGCCGGCTCGGTCCGGCTCACCCAATAACGCTGGACGAATTCGAATCCGCTCGCGCGGACCAAGGCGTCGAGATCAGAGCAGGCGACGTGGTGCTCATCAGGACTGGGCAGATGTCAGTTTGGCCCGACCGGGATGCGTGGGATCAAGCGCGCGGAGCCGGCATCACCCTGCCCGTCTCGGAAAGGCTGGTCGGCGCGGGGGTAATCGCTATCGGCGCCGACACGGAAGCGGTGGAAGTCACCCCGTCGGTCATTCCTGGCGACCCGCAGCCTGTGCATGTTCACGCTCTGGTGGAGCACGGCGTTCACCTGCTGGAAGACCTGTACTTGGAGGAGCTGGGGAAAGACCAGGTAAACCAGTTTCTTCTCATCGTGGCTCCTCCAAAGATCACGGGTGCCACCGGCTCTTTCATCCGTCCACTCGCAATAGTGTAG
- a CDS encoding ABC transporter permease — MTSETMLDARHRVLLQAGRSLRRNSTVLGAFGMAVLVFAAATVYAPGFASGFHLKNLLIFASFTGFAAIGQTIVIIGGGIDLSVPWTMAFGGIMLVTLDQQMPFGLAVVTVIAIGLLLGAVNGLFVTILAAPPLIVTLGVGGLIEGYLLSVTTSQGGAGTVPAPAVALSNGHVGPIPIIPLVWLVLAVAVSVVMRRTPLGRRVYAVGANPVAARLAGVHIARVRLATYVISGGASALSGVLFAGYVRSVFLDMGQDYLFGGIAAVALGGVALLGGSGSYWGTFAGALTLAFLSAFLPMLGLDDASVKVGYGIVILIGIYLARLLEQASGTGGQRQRKPDLKDKATAKGVVP; from the coding sequence ATGACCAGCGAAACGATGCTCGACGCGAGACACCGCGTGTTGCTCCAGGCCGGGCGGTCGTTGCGGCGCAACTCCACTGTGCTTGGAGCATTCGGCATGGCGGTATTGGTCTTCGCCGCCGCCACGGTATATGCACCCGGGTTTGCTTCTGGCTTCCACCTGAAGAACCTACTCATTTTCGCCAGCTTCACCGGCTTCGCGGCGATCGGGCAGACCATTGTGATCATCGGCGGAGGAATAGATCTCTCCGTCCCGTGGACCATGGCATTTGGCGGGATCATGTTGGTCACACTCGATCAACAGATGCCTTTTGGGTTGGCCGTCGTGACAGTCATCGCGATCGGGTTGTTGCTGGGCGCTGTCAATGGTCTATTCGTAACCATTCTCGCAGCGCCACCGCTCATCGTCACGCTGGGAGTCGGGGGGTTGATCGAGGGTTACCTGCTCTCCGTGACCACCAGCCAGGGTGGTGCCGGAACCGTGCCTGCCCCCGCTGTCGCCCTTTCGAACGGGCACGTTGGTCCTATCCCGATCATTCCATTGGTCTGGCTCGTGTTGGCCGTTGCAGTCAGCGTGGTTATGCGGCGCACCCCGCTTGGGCGACGGGTCTATGCGGTGGGAGCCAATCCGGTGGCCGCGCGTTTGGCGGGAGTGCACATCGCGCGAGTCCGGTTGGCCACTTACGTGATTAGCGGCGGCGCTTCTGCCCTGTCAGGCGTGCTGTTCGCGGGCTATGTCAGGTCTGTGTTCCTTGACATGGGTCAGGATTACTTGTTTGGAGGCATTGCGGCGGTAGCTTTGGGCGGTGTTGCGTTGCTGGGCGGATCCGGGAGCTATTGGGGCACGTTTGCTGGTGCCTTGACCCTGGCCTTCCTCTCGGCATTCTTGCCCATGCTGGGGCTTGACGATGCCAGCGTGAAGGTCGGCTACGGCATCGTCATTCTGATTGGAATCTACCTTGCCAGGCTGCTCGAGCAGGCTAGCGGGACAGGTGGTCAGCGACAACGCAAGCCTGACTTGAAGGATAAGGCGACAGCGAAGGGAGTCGTGCCGTGA